A region of Streptobacillus ratti DNA encodes the following proteins:
- a CDS encoding galactose/methyl galactoside ABC transporter permease MglC — translation MNNEEIKKLKSLFINGGIYLVLLLLFVVIVIKEPSFLKFRNVINILTQSSVKMIIALGVAGIIVTQGTDLSAGRQIGIAGLVTASLLQSIANPNKVYKFIEEYHGIKGLFSSLAKALGFADEPAFVTIFITLILVILIGATIGLINGILVSKFNIVPFVATMGMMIIAYGANSLYFDYTGSTPIAGFSSSYSSIVGNIEIGELYIPKLIIYALIAIFVMWIVWNKTVFGKNLFAVGGNPEAAKVSGVNVTKTLILVYIISGIMYAIGGFLEAARIGSASNNLGNLYELDAIAACVVGGVSFSGGVGKISGVVAGVIIFTMINYGLTYIGVNPYWQYIIKGLIIIVAVGIDMLKYKKKN, via the coding sequence ATGAACAACGAAGAAATAAAAAAATTAAAATCATTATTTATTAATGGTGGAATTTATTTAGTACTATTACTTTTATTTGTAGTAATAGTAATTAAAGAACCTTCATTTTTAAAATTTAGAAATGTTATTAATATTTTAACTCAGTCTTCAGTTAAAATGATTATAGCTTTAGGAGTAGCTGGTATAATAGTTACACAAGGTACTGATCTTTCAGCTGGTAGACAAATAGGTATAGCAGGGTTAGTAACTGCATCACTTTTACAATCAATAGCTAATCCAAATAAGGTGTATAAGTTTATAGAAGAATATCATGGAATTAAAGGTTTATTCTCATCTTTAGCAAAAGCTTTAGGTTTTGCAGATGAACCAGCCTTTGTAACTATATTCATCACTTTAATTTTAGTTATTCTTATTGGAGCTACAATAGGTCTTATAAACGGAATTTTAGTTTCTAAATTTAATATAGTACCATTTGTTGCAACTATGGGTATGATGATTATAGCTTATGGAGCTAACTCTTTATACTTTGATTATACAGGTTCAACACCAATTGCTGGATTTAGTAGTTCATATTCAAGTATAGTAGGAAATATTGAAATAGGAGAGTTATACATACCAAAATTAATAATTTATGCTTTAATTGCAATATTTGTAATGTGGATTGTATGGAATAAAACAGTATTTGGTAAAAATCTTTTTGCAGTTGGTGGAAATCCAGAAGCTGCTAAAGTATCTGGAGTAAATGTTACTAAAACTTTAATATTAGTATATATAATATCAGGGATAATGTATGCAATAGGTGGATTTTTAGAAGCAGCTCGTATAGGGTCTGCATCAAATAATTTAGGAAATCTTTATGAATTAGATGCAATTGCTGCCTGTGTTGTTGGAGGAGTATCTTTCTCAGGAGGAGTTGGAAAAATTTCTGGAGTAGTAGCAGGGGTTATTATATTTACAATGATTAATTATGGATTAACATATATAGGAGTAAACCCTTATTGGCAATATATTATTAAAGGTTTAATAATAATAGTTGCAGTAGGAATAGATATGTTAAAATACAAAAAGAAAAATTAA
- a CDS encoding galactokinase — protein sequence MLKVIEYRFNELFGKNYESRYFAPGRVNLIGEHTDYNGGNVFPCAIDRGTIALVAKREDRKCRFYSENFKEKGIIEFDIDNLVNEPKHNWVNYPKGMFKAFINKGFDINHGFDVLIYGDIPNGAGLSSSASVEMVIGIMLRDEFKFDIDTIDIVKLGKLTENEFIGVNSGIMDQFAVAMGKKDKAILLDCNTLIYEYVPVMLENEYIIISNTNKRRGLADSKYNERRAECEKALEELQTKLDIKALGELSIDEFEANKDLIKCEVRQKRAKHAVYENQRTLMAKEALTKGDLTTFGRLMNESHISLRDDYEVTGIELDSLVEASWEEDGVIGSRMTGAGFGGCTVSIVKKVNVDEFIENVGRKYFEKTGLKADFYIANVSEGARSL from the coding sequence ATGTTAAAAGTTATAGAATACAGATTTAATGAATTATTTGGTAAAAATTATGAAAGTAGATATTTTGCACCTGGTAGAGTAAATTTAATTGGAGAACATACAGACTATAACGGTGGTAATGTGTTTCCTTGTGCTATAGATAGAGGAACTATTGCTCTAGTAGCTAAAAGAGAAGATAGAAAATGTAGATTTTATTCTGAAAATTTCAAAGAAAAAGGTATAATAGAATTTGATATAGATAATTTAGTTAATGAACCAAAGCATAATTGGGTAAATTATCCTAAAGGTATGTTTAAAGCATTTATAAATAAAGGTTTTGATATTAATCATGGATTTGATGTATTAATTTACGGAGATATACCTAATGGAGCTGGACTTTCTTCATCAGCTTCTGTTGAAATGGTTATAGGAATAATGTTAAGAGATGAATTTAAATTTGATATTGATACTATAGATATAGTTAAATTAGGAAAGTTAACAGAAAATGAATTTATAGGTGTAAATTCAGGTATTATGGATCAATTTGCAGTAGCAATGGGTAAAAAAGACAAGGCTATTTTACTTGATTGTAATACTTTAATTTATGAATATGTTCCTGTAATGCTTGAAAATGAATATATAATAATATCAAATACTAATAAAAGACGTGGACTTGCTGATTCAAAATACAATGAAAGACGTGCAGAGTGTGAAAAAGCTTTAGAAGAATTACAAACTAAATTAGATATTAAAGCTTTAGGAGAATTATCTATAGATGAATTTGAGGCAAATAAAGATTTAATTAAATGTGAAGTAAGACAAAAAAGAGCAAAACATGCAGTGTATGAAAATCAAAGAACATTAATGGCTAAAGAGGCATTGACTAAAGGAGATTTAACAACTTTTGGTAGATTAATGAATGAATCACACATTTCTTTAAGAGATGATTATGAAGTTACAGGAATTGAGCTTGATTCATTAGTTGAAGCTTCTTGGGAAGAAGATGGAGTTATAGGGTCAAGAATGACAGGTGCTGGTTTTGGAGGATGCACTGTAAGTATAGTAAAAAAAGTTAATGTTGATGAATTTATAGAAAATGTAGGTAGAAAATATTTTGAAAAAACAGGACTTAAAGCAGATTTCTATATAGCAAATGTAAGTGAGGGTGCAAGAAGTTTATGA